Sequence from the Salinicoccus sp. Bachu38 genome:
AGGCTTTCCATGCGGTTTTTTTCTTCGATCCTGCCTATGATTAGATAATCACTTCCTATTATGATAAAATAATCAATGCGTATGAACTACTGAAAGTTAGTGGGGTAATCCAAGTGGCAAAAAAATATCGGACAGGCCAGTTTGTGAAGGTCAAAGTAACTGGTATCCAGCCGTATGGTGCTTTTGTCAAAACCCCTGATAATCAAGAAGGACTCATTCATATTTCAGAAGTGATGAACGATTATGTCCACGACGTCAATCAATTTTTATCCAAAGGGCAGATTGTAAAAGCGAAAGTGCTCAGCGTGGACAAGAATGGAAAACTGAATCTCACCTTGAAGGATAACGAATACTTCAAAAATGAGGAG
This genomic interval carries:
- the ygs gene encoding S1 domain-containing post-transcriptional regulator Ygs — its product is MAKKYRTGQFVKVKVTGIQPYGAFVKTPDNQEGLIHISEVMNDYVHDVNQFLSKGQIVKAKVLSVDKNGKLNLTLKDNEYFKNEERKRDRRSVLDQIRDTEKYGFESLRQKMPEWIETAKRRMKEK